The following proteins come from a genomic window of Mustela lutreola isolate mMusLut2 chromosome 6, mMusLut2.pri, whole genome shotgun sequence:
- the LOC131833787 gene encoding pantetheinase, with translation MITSKLLAYVAVSVLCVFRVSSRDTFIAAVYEHAVILPNATLIPVSHEVALALMSQNLDLLEAAVTSAANQGADIIVTPEDGIYGWNFNRETIYPYLEDIPDPEVNWIPCINPRRFGYTPVQERLSCLAKDNSIYLVANIGDKKPCNASDSQCPPDGHYQYNTDVVFDSQGKLVARYHKHNLFMNENQFNVPKKPEVVTFDTVFGRFGIFTCFDILFYDPAVTLVKDFHVDTIVFPTAWMNVLPHLSAIQFHSAWAMGMGVNFLASNIHHPSNRMTGSGIYAPDSPQVFHYDMKTKKGKLLLSKLDSYPHRPVVNWTSYASSIKGFSTGNQEFKGTAFFDEFTFLELTSVTGNYTVCQKKLCCHLSYKMSEKRTDEVYALGAFDGLHIVEGTYYLQICTLLKCKTADLNSCGGAVETASTWFEMFSLSGTFGTQYVFPEVLLSENQLAPGEFQVSSDGRLFSVKPPSGPLLTVTLFGRVYEKDQTLNASSDLQAQTLEIMLLVIIPIVCSLSW, from the exons ATGATCACCTCTAAGTTGCTGGCTTATGTGGCAGTTTCAGTTCTCTGTGTCTTCAGAGTCAGCTCCCGGGATACATTTATTGCAGCTGTTTATGAACACGCAGTGATATTACCTAATGCCACCCTGATACCAGTGTCCCATGAAGTGGCATTAGCATTAATGAGCCAAAATCTGGATCTTTTGGAGGCAGCGGTCACTTCAGCAGCAAATCAG GGTGCAGATATTATTGTGACTCCAGAAGATGGTATATATGGCTGGAACTTTAACAGGGAAACTATCTACCCATACCTGGAGGATATCCCAGACCCTGAAGTCAACTGGATCCCTTGTATTAATCCCAGAAG GTTTGGCTATACCCCAGTGCAAGAAAGACTCAGCTGTCTGGCCAAGGACAACTCTATCTACCTTGTGGCAAATATTGGAGACAAGAAGCCATGCAATGCCAGTGACTCTCAGTGTCCCCCTGATGGTCATTACCAATACAATACTGATGTGGTCTTTGATTCCCAAGGAAAACTGGTGGCACGCTACCATAag CACAACCTTTTCATGAATGAAAATCAATTCAATGTACCCAAGAAGCCTGAGGTTGTGACTTTTGACACTGTCTTTGGAAGATTTGGCATTTTCACGTGCTTTGATATACTCTTCTATGATCCTGCTGTTACTCTGGTGAAAGATTTCCATGTGGATACCATAGTCTTCCCAACAGCATGGATGAATGTTTTGCCACATTTGTCAGCAATTCAGTTCCACTCAGCTTGGGCAATGGGCATGGGGGTCAACTTCCTTGCATCCAATATACATCACCCCTCAAACAGAATGACAG GAAGTGGCATCTACGCACCTGATTCTCCCCAAGTATTTCATTATGATATGAAGACAAAGAAGGGAAAACTCCTCCTCTCAAAACTGGATTCTTACCCACACCGCCCTGTAGTGAATTGGACTTCTTATGCCAGTAGTATAAAAGGGTTTTCAACAGGAAATCAGGAATTTAAAGGTACTGCCTTTTTTGATGAATTCACGTTCCTGGAGCTCACAAGCGTCACGGGAAATTACACAGTTTGTCAGAAAAAACTCTGCTGTCATCTAAGCTACAAGATGTCTGAGAAGAGAACAGATGAAGTTTATGCCCTAGGGGCATTTGATGGACTACATATTGTCGAAGGGACATATTATTTGCAG ATTTGTACTCTGCTGAAGTGTAAAACAGCAGACTTAAACAGTTGTGGTGGTGCAGTTGAAACTGCCTCTACCTGGTTTGAAATGTTTTCCCTCAGTGGCACTTTTGGAACCCAGTATGTCTTCCCTGAGGTGTTGCTAAGTGAAAATCAGCTTGCCCCTGGAGAATTTCAG GTGTCAAGTGATGGACGCTTGTTCAGTGTGAAGCCGCCATCTGGACCTCTCTTGACCGTGACTCTGTTTGGGAGAGTGTACGAGAAGGACCAGACATTAAATGCTTCATCAGACCTCCAGGCACAAACACTAGAAATAATGCTCTTAGTCATAATACCAATTGTGTGCTCATTAAGTTGGTAG